GGCCAAAAAATTCGATTGGCTCAGGTTAGTAGTGGGGTAAAGGAAAGCGGTGTTCCAACCAACTCCGTGTCTGAACTTGCTGTATTGAACAGCCTTGGCAATCGCCGGAGTGCGCTCAACAAGCGTGAGGAAGAGCTGGAGTTACGGGAACAGATGCTGGGTGCTGCGGAAACCCGCCTCAATAAGCGTTTTCAAGATCTTAAAGCGTTGGAAGCCAAGATTGATGCGGATGTTGAGCGGAAAGAAAAGCAGGCCGCCGAAGAAATCCTAGATCTTGTGAAAATTTATGAGAGCATGAAGGCTAAAAACGCGGCCCGTATCTTCGACCGGCTTGATCTGGATATCATGCTGAAGGTGGTACGAGAGATGCAGCCACGTAAAATGGCGGATGTGTTGTCTGCGATGGATACTGAGGTTGCAGAGCAATTGACGATTGCGCTCGCATCTGGCGAAAGCCGAGAAGTGAAAACCACTTCAACTATTCTGCCTAAGATTCAGGGAAATTAATCGTTTGAATTGGTGGTTTCATGCTCTAAATGCTGGAGTGTGTAAGCTTGCGTTAATAGCCAATTGCTACACATACCTAATTAATTTTGGGAGTAAGAATCGGGCATGGGCGACATAGGGGAAAAGCAGAAGCGTTCCTTTCTGCGCGCTATATTACCTTGTTCGCTGCGTCGTGCGCGCATTGTGAGGGGTAAAGCTTGGCTCGCCTCGATTATGCTCGCAACGACGGCTCTTAGCGGCAGTGTGCTGAATGGCTGGGCTGAGCCTGCCTCAGCAATTGTCTCGGCTGAAGATGCCGGAACATATGCCCGCATGGTGATCACTTTTCCTGATCGCAATTTGCTGCCACCCTATGAAGCTTCCATCTCCACGAGTGTTTTGCGTATTTCATTCCCTGACGGAGTTGATGCTCAGGTTGATGGTGTGCCTGAAGCGCTGGCCAATTATATCTCCGTTGCCCGTTCTGACCCTGATGGGGCTGCCCTCCGCTTTGCTCTGCGCCAACCGCTTAACATCAACAGCATGGAAGCGGGCGAGAAGCTTTTTATCGACCTGTTGCCCTCTACTTATGAGGGGCGACCACCAGCTTTGCCGCAGGGTGTGATTGATAAACTGGCACGGCGTGCAGCGAAAGCACTGGAGCGGGTTAAAGAACTTGAAGAAGCCAACGCGCTGGAAGATCAGGAAGTCAAAGTTGCTTTGCGCATTGGGGAGCACCCGACGTTTACGCGTTTGATCTTTGATTGGAATGTGAATGTTGGCAGCACGTTCGAGCGCAGTGGGAACAACATTCGTGTTGGTTTTGATCACTCAGCAGCTCTGGATCTTTCTGAACTTAAAGCGCACCTGCCGCCCAGTGTTTTGGATGCAGCTTCCAAGTCTCGTGAGAACGATCTGATCTTCAACATGATTGTTGACCCTAAGGCGGATGTGCGGTCGTTCCAAGAAGGTAAGCAGCTCATTGTTGACATCACACCGGATGAGGCTATTCAGCTGGATTCTCGCGTTTCCGATGTTCGGGAACAAGTGTTTGGCAACACAGATGTGCCTCAAGGCGCGTCGAACGTTGTTACAGCACTCGGCGATAGAACAACAGTAACGCCTGCTCTGCCAACAGCTGCGCCACAGGCTTATCCTCGATCTCCGGGTAGTTTGATGCCCGCTGCTGAACCTGTTCCAGAGGCTGTCGTGGATGAGGAGGTGCTTGAATTCGCGCTGATGCCGACACCGGTTGCTAAACCTGAGCTGGAACGTGTTGGTGAGCCACTCAACGGCGATGTGCCCGTAGATACCCCAAGGGTGAAGCCTGCTGTTGATGAGACTGTCGCCGAGCCAGCATCTAATGCAGCGAGCGCGAGCCCAGTTGAGCCAGCTCCCGCCCCCGCGCCGGAAACAGATTTGATTGCCGAAGTGGTGAATGCAGGCCGGCCGGCCTCCATTCCGCTGGAGATTGCGCCGAAGGCCGTGGAAGAGCCTGTGCCATTTGTCATCGCAGCGCCTTTTGAGGTTCATGAAGTGGGATCGCTGCCAATGGCGCGGCCTGCCTCAGCTGAATCTATCATTCGGGAAGAGGATGATGCGGCCGGGCAAGTGGTTGGGGTAGAGACTTATCGCATTGGCGATACTGTGCGGCTGGTGTTCCCGTTTGTGGGGGATGTTGGTGCTGCTGTTTTCCGCCGTGATGATAAAGTTTGGGCTGTCTTTGATAGTGAAGACAAACTAGATGGCCGCGGTATTCCTGCTGTTTTGAGTGACCTGGCTCGTAATGTCGAGCTAGAGGAAACTGATGGTGCGCAGGTTTTACGTTTTGACCTGAAACGAACCACGCTGCTTTCAATTGAATATCAAGATGAAGCATGGGCGATTACCCTTGGGCCTTCCATCTCCACCAAAACCAAACCGGTGGATGTGGAGCGGAATGTACAAGGGGATGGCTCCAGCATTTTGCGCCTTCCATTTGGTGCAAGTGGTCGCTTGCATACGCTGACAGATAAGAGTGTTGGTGACCGGATTTATGTTGTCAGTGGACCTGCGCCTGTTCGGGGTATCCTGAAATCACATCGGTTCCCGCAGGTTCAGATCTTGCGGAGTTCTCAAGGTTTGGCTGTTGTTCCGAATGCAGATGGTATTGATGTTGAGCTGTCGGGCGATGATCTGATTATCTCCAGACCGGATGGTTTGAAAATCTCCAATCGTGGCCTTTCCAAAGGGACGGCTGTGGGGTCTCAGGTGAAGGATCCGACACAGCCGAGATTGATTGAGTTTTCGCAGATCAACCAGCAAAAGCCAGAGGACTACATGCGTAATCTGCGTGTGCATGAGGAGAACCTTGCTAAAGCTGATCCTCAAGAGATGAATGGCCCGCGGCTGGATTTGGCACGGTTTTTTCTCTCTAGTGGATTTGCACAGGAAGCGATTGGCATGCTGCGGATGATGGAGGAGGAAGATCCTCTCATCGAGAAGGATGCCACCTTCAATGTGATGATGGGTGCAGCTCAGATACTTGCGTCTCGACCTGCGGAAGCTCTTGAATATCTTGCTGCTCCAGAACTGGCGAGTAGTCCAGATGCTGCGGTTTGGCGTACGTTCGCCCATTCCGACCTCAGGGATTGGACCGGAGCGCATGCCAATTTGGGGCGCGCTCAGGCCGTGATGGCCAACTACCCAGTGATGTTGCAGGTTAATTTTAATCTGGCAGCAGCCAAAACGCATTTGGCGCTCGGTAATTTTGGTAAGGCTCTTGCCGTGCTGTCACAGATTGAACCATCTGATGTGAATGAAGAGCAGGCGGTGCTCTATGATTTGCTGCGTGGCCGTATTGCGGATGCCTCGGGGCGATCTCAGGAAGCGCTGGATGTGTATGATCTGGTCGTGCGCTCCAACAACGGGCCGCTGAGTGCTGAAGCTCAATTCCTCAGCGTTAAGCTGCGATACCGTGATGGTTTGATTGGTGCGCGGGACGCACTTTCGGAGCTGGAAGGTCTGGCGGCATCATGGCGTGGTGATGACACCGAGCTGAAGACCTTGCGGCTGATGGCTCAGTTGCATTCACAGGAAGGCAATTACCGCAGAGCGTTTGAGGCTATGTCTCAGGCTGTTCAATCGGATGCAGGAGCTGAAATCACCTCCAATATTCAGCAGGAAATGGGCTCCGTTTTCGCAACGCTGTTTTTGGAAGGTAAAGCGCAGGCGCTGGAGCCGGTCAAAGCACTGGCATTGTTCTATGATTTCCGCGAGCTGGTGCCTGCTGGGCGTCAGGGCGATGAAATGGCGCGTATGTTGGCCAGTCGCTTGATCGACATGGATTTGCTGGATCAGGCTGCTGCTGTGTTACGCCATCAGATCGATAAGCGTCTGAAAGGGGCAGCGCGTGCGCAGATTGCTGCGGATCTAGCTGTTGTCTATCTGCTTAACCGTAAGCCTGACGAAGCGCTGCGCGTGCTTTCGCAGACACGTCAGGGACAGCTGCCAGCTGCGTTGCAACGGCAACGTAATATCGTGGAAGCGCGTGCTTTGAGCGAGAGCAGTCGTCCTGATCTTGCGCTTGAACTTGTGCGGAATATGTCCGGCTCTGATGTGGACCGACTAAGGGCGGACACGTTGTGGTCCGCACGGTCCTGGCAGAAGGCTGGCGAGCAGCTTGAGCGGATGAACGGCAGTCGCTGGTCTGATGAAGTGCCGCTGGCTGACTCTGAACGGGTTGATGTTATTCGTGCTGCAATTGCTTACACATTGGCCGAAGACGGACTTGGGTTGGAACGGCTGCGTCAGAAGTTCTCCGAGAAGATGAGCCAGTCCCCGCATGCGACTGCCTTTGAGGTTGTTACGCGCCCTATTGATGATCGTGGGGTAGAGTTCCTGTCGGTCGCAAGCACAATGGGCGGTGGCGACAGTCTTGATTCCTTCCTTGAGGAATATAGGCGCCAATACCTCTCTGCTAAACCTATATTGCAGACGGAAGAGGCTGGTTTGCAGTCTGGCGATACACTAGGAGCAGCTTAAACGGCTTGCATTTTTGTTGCCTGTTTAAGCTTTAACCCGCCTACGCTATTCCTTGTTTTGCAAAGCGCCTTATTCGGGAACATATTGGAAACCAGCGGTGTTCTTTACGGCTTTGAAGCGCATTGGTATGGATGCAACACGCTTCAAAGTCATTTTTCATCTCATTCCTGGCTATGCGATCGGCTTTGCTATCCGCCGAAACTTCGCACGAGGCTGCCTGCGATTAACTGCCATCCATCTACAAGCACAAAGAAAATGAGCTTAAAGGGGAGGGAGATCACAATCGGTGGCAGCATCATCATACCCATTGACATGAGTACTGACGCAATTACCAGATCGATGATCAGGAAGGGGAGATAGAGCAGAAAGCCTATCTCAAAAGCTCTGCGTAGCTCACTGATCATGAAAGCAGGTACAAGAACACGTAGGTTCAGGTCTTCTGGCGTCTCTGGAATCGGGAGCTTTGAAAGTTCCTGAAACAGAAGCAGATCAGACTCGCGGACCTGTTTGCGCATGAACTGATGGAACGGTTCGGATGCGCGATTGAAGGCTTCTAGAGGCTCAATGGTCCCGTCAATCATAGGCTTTGCGCCCAGATCCCACGCGGTTTCAAAGGCAGGTGCCATGACGAAGGCCGTCAGGAACATGGCCAGTGACAACATGACTGCGTTTGGCGGTGCAGTTTGCAGGCCAATGGCAGAGCGTAGAAGAGACAACACCACCACGATACGGGTGAAGCTTGTCACCATAATCAGGATGCTTGGCGCAAGCGAAAGCACCGTGAGCAGCATGACCAGCTGCACGGCACGTTCTGTTACTGAGTTGCCTTCACCGCCTCCAAAATCAATAGAGATGCTTTGCGCTGCAGCGGGCCCGAACCAGAGAAGTAAAAGAGCGAACGCCAAAAAACCGATTTGCCCTTTGGCTCCGCCCATTTTTGCTTTTGCAAGTGTCAGGAAATTATTTTGTATTGGCTTCAATGTCATCCAACAGGTCTGCCATTTCTTTTTCCATGCCTTCTGAGGCGACTTTAGGGGCTTTTTTAGAAGCCTTACCTTGTTTTTTCTCGTGGGCTGCTTTGGGAGCAACTTCCACTTTAGGAGCGCTGTCTTGGGGCTTTGCAGGGTTTGAGGTAGAGGCTGGGCTTTCCGTTGTCGGCCCTTTGTCCTCTTTCTTATCTGCGGGAGTAGGCTCAGGTTTTGCGGAGACTCCCGTTACAAGCGCAGGTTTAAGGTCTTCTTCCTTTGGCCCTTTTGGTGCGGCTGGTTTTGGAGCAACGCGCGGGCGCATGAAGGCACTTGCGGCGTGAGCTGCCGGGCCATTCATTGGCGGCTTCAGTGCCGCTTTTGGAATAGGCTTTACAGGTGCTGGCGGTTCTGCCTTTGGCGTTTCAACGATTGGGGCAGTAACATCTGCCGGTTTATGTGTCGTGATTGTTGCTGGTGCTGGCGTCGCAGGTTTGGTGCGAGGCGAACTCAAAGAGCGAGACACTGGTGGGCGCGCTGTAATTGGACGTGCAGCTATTTTTTGAGCGCTGCGTGCGCCGCCAATAGTCGGTGTCTGCAAGGCAGCCGGTTTTGTTACTGGTGAGACTGGTGGCGCTGGTCTAATAGGGCGCGCTGCAGGCATTAGTGGTGTTGTCTTCTCATGCGGTGCTTTGGCGTAGGCTGCGGCTCGCGTCTCTGTTGGGGTGGCTTGAGCAGGCGCTATAGGTTCAATGGCTGCATTCGGTTCCATTTTTACTGCAGGTGCAGGATTAGGTGCTGCCATTTTTTGTTTTGGCTCTTCACCCCAATCTGGTTGTGGTGATGGTGTCACTGGCTCTGCAGGCTGTGCCTCACTGTCATAAGAGGCAGGATAGACACCAGATTGCATGTTGCTTGCAAATGAAGATCCGCGCGGATGAGGTGTTACCGGGACACCGCGGACGATGCCTTGTTCCACCACCAGATCATTTGCGCCGCCGATCAAAATGAGATGCTCGACATTATCGCGGCGAACCAGCAGAAGTCTGCGGCGCGCGTCTATGTCTGTGGTATCCATAATTGCGAGGCGTGGCTGGCGACTGCGGGAGCCTTTGTAGCTTGTCCTTGCCAGCCGTTTTAAGAGCGGAATACAGACCGCAATAAGAACGGCGATTATAAGCATTGCCAGTACGACTGCGAGAAGCTGTGCGCTCCCTTGGGACATACCAGTGGTTTGAGCTAGCCAGTCAGGCATAAATGGTCCTCGACTAATTTACAACATTTACAGGACTGGCTTGCATGCAAATCAGTCATCACGTCATGGGATCCGAATCCCATTTAAACTCACGGGGCAGTTGTACCCTATAGTTTGTCCAGAATGAACAGTTCAGAGGGGTGAAGTTTGCAGAGTTACCCTAGTTTTTAATAGAAATCCGCGCCTGGGTCAGGTGAGCTAGGTGTAATTTGCTAGCTGGGCAAAATTTTCCACCTGTAAGGACGATGAAATCTTAACGGGAACGCCAACTCTTGATTCCAGGAGCTGGCTGTTAAACGGTGAGATTGAGTTATGCCACTGCTTTCTCTCGTTTCTTTGGTGCGAAATTATTAATGATCTCTTAATATTAACCATTTATTAACCATTACCTAGGCACTTTCTACCTAGTTTAATTTACCAAATATGTTCGTATAGGTTGAGTGGTCTCATGGCACTAACTGATCTTCCGATGTTTCAGGCTTTACGCCAGAAGATGCAATGGCATCAGCAACGTCAGGGTGTGCTCGCAGAAAATGTCGCGAATGCCGACACGCCGGGCTACCGCAGTCAGGACCTGAAGGATTTGAGTTTTTCTGAGATGGTTAACACTGAACAGAGGGCAGGAAACCTGCGCCCTGTTGCTACTGTTTCAGGACATATCACGAGCGGTGGGATTAGTTCAGGTGGCCGCATCAAAACAACGCGTGCCAGTAGTTTTGAGCGAACACCAGATGGGAACAGTGTCGTTCTTGAGGAGCAGATGATGAAAATCGCTGAAAACCAGATCGACTATCAGACAGCGACGAGCCTTTATTCGCGTAGTCTTGGAATGCTGAAAACTGCGTTGCGCAAGTGAACCAATGCACCTGCAACAGCGGATGCGCTGTCGTGGTGAGTGTGGGAGGAACCCATGGATTTTATTAAGTCGATGTTTATCGCAGCATCAGGTTTGAAGGCCCAAACGGGTCGTATGCGTGTGATCTCTGAAAACATTGCCAATGCGGATTCGACTGGCCAGACACCGGGTGAAGACCCGTACCGCCGTAAAGTTCCGACTTTTACGAGCACGTTTGACAGCAAAGTTGAAGCTGAACTGGTGAAGCTGGGCAAGGTTCGTGAGGACCAGAGCCCGTTCAAACTGCGTTATGAGCCTGACCACCCAGCAGCTAATGACAAAGGTTACGTCAAAATGCCTAATGTAAATACATTGGTCGAAATGGCGGATATGCAGGAAGCGACGAGAACCTATGAGGCTAACCTCAATGTGGTGAAATCGTCGCGGTCCATGATGCAAAAAACACTCGATATTCTTAGAGGTTGAAGACCGGTTGTTAAAAACCGGAAGGGGAGACACTTATGTCTAATGCTTTTGTTGCTGCAAGTGCATATGCAAACACAGCAAAGCTCGCTAACCCATTGGAATCCGTCAATGAAGCTGCGGCTAAAACTGGGTCTTTTGGCAATATGGTGCAATCTGCGATCAGCGAAGTAAATCAGGCTGGTCAGGCATCCGAAATTCAGTCTTTGGGCCTGTTGCAGGGCAAAGCCAGTGTGGTGGATGTCGTGACAGCAGTCGCTGAAACCGAGTTGGCGCTGGAGACGGTTGTTTCTGTGCGTGATCGTGTTATTTCGGCCTATGAAGAAATTATGCGGATGCCTATGTAACGGGCTTCACCCTTTTTTTCTTGTTTTGAGATTGATAGATGACTGTAAGAGCGCAATGACCGGTCCAGAGGTTTTGGATATCGCCAGTGAGGGGATCTGGACACTTATTTTGGTGTCCTCCCCGGTTATGCTGGTTGGCTTGTCGGTTGGTGTTATTGTTGCTCTGTTTCAGGCGCTCACACAGATTCAGGAGCAAACATTGGTATTTGTTCCCAAGATCCTGAGCATCTTTATAGCGCTGCTTGTGACCTTGCCCTTTATGGGGGACATGATGAGTTCCTTTACAAACCGCATTGCCGGATTGATTATTGCCGGATACTAGGCGAAATCGGTGCCGGACCTCGCGCACCCTAGGAGCACTTCTGTGACGATCAATCTGGATTTTCTGCCGGTGATCGTTGTCACGTTTTTGCTGATGTTCGCGCGGGTCGGCACCATGATTATGCTTGTCCCGGCTTTTGGCGAAACCTTCGTTCCCGTGCGGGTGCGGTTGACCATTGCACTCCTGCTGACCTATGTGATGTTACCCATCAACATGAACCTTTACCCAACCGATGTAATGAGCAGTTTATCTCGCCTGCTGGGAATGTTGGGCGGTGAGCTGTTGGTTGGGTTTGCCGTTGGCCTCTCTATGAAAATGATGGCCTATGCGCTTTCAACGGCAGGCACAATTATGGCGAACCAGTCCGGCCTCGCTTTTGCTATGGGCGGGGATGCGACGAACTCTGGTCAACAGGGTGCGTTGCTTGGTAACTTCCTGAATGTTCTCGGTATTTGCATGGTGTTTGTCACCAATCTGCATTACGTGATGATTGCGGCCATGCATGACAGCTTTGTATTGTTTCCGCCCGGCAATCCGCTTCCGGTGGGTGATCTATCTACGCTCGCCGTTGATAATGTCACCAATATGTTTTCTGTCGCCGTCAGACTGGGATCACCCTTTATCGTGGTTGGGGTGGTCTTCTATTTCAGCCTTGGTTTGCTGAATAAGCTGATGCCTCAAATGCAGATCTTCTTCATTGCCATGCCCGTTAACATCCTTATCGGGTTTGGTATCTTCGTGCTGCTGCTTTCTACGCTCATGGGTTTTTACCTCAATGCGTTCCGTGAAGCACTGCAGCCGTTCCTTTTGAATTAGACGAGGGACGCGATGTCAGATGATTCCGACGATTCGGAGAAGACCGAGGACCCAACCCAAAAACGGTTGGATGATGCACAGGAAAAAGGCGACATACCAAAGTCACAAGAGGTGTCTGCGTGGTTCTCGCTTCTTGGTACGGCTTTGGTGGTGTCATTCCTTGCTCCTTCCATGGTGAAGGGCATCGCTTCACTTTTGAAAGGTTTTTTGGAGCATACAGACACGATTGCTGTTGATGGAGGTGCTCTTGTTTTCCTTTTGGAAATAACTGGCCCCGAAATACTAGGGGTGGTGGCACTTCCTTTGCTTACCCTTCTTGCGCTTGCTGTTGTTGGTAATGTGATACAGCACAAACCGCTTTGGACGGCAGAGCGTATGAAGCCAAAGCTGAATAAGATCTCGCCCCTTGCAGGTGTGAAGCGGCTATTCTCTAAGGATAGTCTTGCTAACTTCCTCAAAGGACTAGTGAAAATGACAACGGTGGCTGCCGTTGTGTTTATGGTGCTGTGGCCTGAACGGGACAGGCTGGACACTGTGGTTTTTCGCGAAACGGGGATGCTTCTGGAGGATGTCCAGGAGCTTGCTGTGAAGGTGATTGGGGCAATTCTGGCTTTGATGACTGTTGTTGCGGGGTTGGATTTTGTCTGGCAGCGCAAAAAATGGTTCGACAAACAGAAGATGACCCAGCGGGAAATCAAAGAGGAATACAAACAATCCGAGGGTGATCCTCAGATTAAAGCGAAAATTCGAGAGTTGCGTATTCAGCGCTCACGCAACAGAATGATGGCAAGTGTGCCAAAAGCGACGGTCGTCGTCACTAACCCGACCCACTACGCGGTTGCTCTGCTTTATGATGAAGGCATGGGAGCACCGCAATGTGTGGCTTTGGGAGTTGACGAACTGGCGTTGCGCATTCGAGAAGTTGCGAAGGAAGCTGATGTGCCTATCGTGGAGAATCCACCGCTGGCACGCGCGTTGTACGCGTCGACTGAATTGAATGATTATGTGCCAGAGGAGCACTACGCCGCAGTCGCTAAGGTTATTGGCTACGTTATGCAACTGCGGAAAGCGAAGAGTTGGCGAACGTAATTGCACTTCGGTGCTGACACGCTG
The window above is part of the Pseudovibrio sp. Tun.PSC04-5.I4 genome. Proteins encoded here:
- the fliR gene encoding flagellar biosynthetic protein FliR, translating into MTINLDFLPVIVVTFLLMFARVGTMIMLVPAFGETFVPVRVRLTIALLLTYVMLPINMNLYPTDVMSSLSRLLGMLGGELLVGFAVGLSMKMMAYALSTAGTIMANQSGLAFAMGGDATNSGQQGALLGNFLNVLGICMVFVTNLHYVMIAAMHDSFVLFPPGNPLPVGDLSTLAVDNVTNMFSVAVRLGSPFIVVGVVFYFSLGLLNKLMPQMQIFFIAMPVNILIGFGIFVLLLSTLMGFYLNAFREALQPFLLN
- a CDS encoding flagellar hook-basal body complex protein FliE is translated as MSNAFVAASAYANTAKLANPLESVNEAAAKTGSFGNMVQSAISEVNQAGQASEIQSLGLLQGKASVVDVVTAVAETELALETVVSVRDRVISAYEEIMRMPM
- a CDS encoding FlaA, whose amino-acid sequence is MRLRLLPIVVFAGSALLVLKVLGFFLEGSYPIGAVRVSEAQQAEPAKAKESEKTDASVLPHPSGGQKIRLAQVSSGVKESGVPTNSVSELAVLNSLGNRRSALNKREEELELREQMLGAAETRLNKRFQDLKALEAKIDADVERKEKQAAEEILDLVKIYESMKAKNAARIFDRLDLDIMLKVVREMQPRKMADVLSAMDTEVAEQLTIALASGESREVKTTSTILPKIQGN
- the fliQ gene encoding flagellar biosynthesis protein FliQ translates to MTGPEVLDIASEGIWTLILVSSPVMLVGLSVGVIVALFQALTQIQEQTLVFVPKILSIFIALLVTLPFMGDMMSSFTNRIAGLIIAGY
- the fliP gene encoding flagellar type III secretion system pore protein FliP (The bacterial flagellar biogenesis protein FliP forms a type III secretion system (T3SS)-type pore required for flagellar assembly.), yielding MGGAKGQIGFLAFALLLLWFGPAAAQSISIDFGGGEGNSVTERAVQLVMLLTVLSLAPSILIMVTSFTRIVVVLSLLRSAIGLQTAPPNAVMLSLAMFLTAFVMAPAFETAWDLGAKPMIDGTIEPLEAFNRASEPFHQFMRKQVRESDLLLFQELSKLPIPETPEDLNLRVLVPAFMISELRRAFEIGFLLYLPFLIIDLVIASVLMSMGMMMLPPIVISLPFKLIFFVLVDGWQLIAGSLVRSFGG
- the flgC gene encoding flagellar basal body rod protein FlgC, whose product is MDFIKSMFIAASGLKAQTGRMRVISENIANADSTGQTPGEDPYRRKVPTFTSTFDSKVEAELVKLGKVREDQSPFKLRYEPDHPAANDKGYVKMPNVNTLVEMADMQEATRTYEANLNVVKSSRSMMQKTLDILRG
- the flhB gene encoding flagellar biosynthesis protein FlhB, giving the protein MSDDSDDSEKTEDPTQKRLDDAQEKGDIPKSQEVSAWFSLLGTALVVSFLAPSMVKGIASLLKGFLEHTDTIAVDGGALVFLLEITGPEILGVVALPLLTLLALAVVGNVIQHKPLWTAERMKPKLNKISPLAGVKRLFSKDSLANFLKGLVKMTTVAAVVFMVLWPERDRLDTVVFRETGMLLEDVQELAVKVIGAILALMTVVAGLDFVWQRKKWFDKQKMTQREIKEEYKQSEGDPQIKAKIRELRIQRSRNRMMASVPKATVVVTNPTHYAVALLYDEGMGAPQCVALGVDELALRIREVAKEADVPIVENPPLARALYASTELNDYVPEEHYAAVAKVIGYVMQLRKAKSWRT
- a CDS encoding flagellar biosynthetic protein FliO, translating into MPDWLAQTTGMSQGSAQLLAVVLAMLIIAVLIAVCIPLLKRLARTSYKGSRSRQPRLAIMDTTDIDARRRLLLVRRDNVEHLILIGGANDLVVEQGIVRGVPVTPHPRGSSFASNMQSGVYPASYDSEAQPAEPVTPSPQPDWGEEPKQKMAAPNPAPAVKMEPNAAIEPIAPAQATPTETRAAAYAKAPHEKTTPLMPAARPIRPAPPVSPVTKPAALQTPTIGGARSAQKIAARPITARPPVSRSLSSPRTKPATPAPATITTHKPADVTAPIVETPKAEPPAPVKPIPKAALKPPMNGPAAHAASAFMRPRVAPKPAAPKGPKEEDLKPALVTGVSAKPEPTPADKKEDKGPTTESPASTSNPAKPQDSAPKVEVAPKAAHEKKQGKASKKAPKVASEGMEKEMADLLDDIEANTK
- the flgB gene encoding flagellar basal body rod protein FlgB codes for the protein MALTDLPMFQALRQKMQWHQQRQGVLAENVANADTPGYRSQDLKDLSFSEMVNTEQRAGNLRPVATVSGHITSGGISSGGRIKTTRASSFERTPDGNSVVLEEQMMKIAENQIDYQTATSLYSRSLGMLKTALRK